GGGATCGGCGCGAGCCTCGCCGCAAACATCGCGCACGCGGGAGACGGCATCGGGGAGAAGTTCGTTGCCGGCTGGCCGCCCCTAGCGCTGCTGTTGTGCTCCGAGGTGATGATGCGGGTGCCGGCACCGCGGCATCCGCCGGTAAGGGCGTTGCAGATCATCGGCACCGTGGTCGTTGCCGGCGTCGCCGCGGTGGCGAGCTACCGACACATGAAGGCCCTGGCCCTGGAGTACGGCGAAGACAATCTGACGGCGAGCACCCTGCCGCTGTCCGTCGACGGCTTGGCGCTGGTGGCATCGATCGCGCTGGTCGTGCTTGCGCACCAGCGGCGCGACGCGATCGCCGCCGAGCGTACCGCCGCCCTGGCTGTCGCCGCGCCGCGGCCGGTGCCGATGCCGCTGGATGAACCGGCACTTGCCGGGCGGCCGGCTGCCGCTCCCGACTCGGTGCCGCGGTCTGCCCCCGGGCCTGTGCCGGATCCGCTACCAGAGGTGGAGCCGCAGCCTGCTGCCGAGCAGGTGTCGGTGCCGTCGGGGCCGGACCCGATGCCGCGTATGGAGCCGGTCGTACCACCGGTGCCCTGGCCGCAGCAGCAGCCACTGCCGGTGACACCGCCGCCGGTGCCGTCCGACGCGGCGACGGAGGAACTGTGGGCTGCCGCCCGGAGGGCTTGGCGTGACTCCGCTGCCGCCGGGGAACCGTTGACCGGCAAGGCGCTCGGCAAGCAGTTTGGACGCGGCGAGAGGTGGGGCCGGGACCGCATCGCAGAAGCAAAGGCCGAGCGCAATGCCGAAGAAGCCGGCGGCGACGTCGGCGAGAGTGCCGACCGGGCGCCGGCTGGCGCTGGAATCCGATAGAGGTGGAGCGTCACGCGGCGGCGGCCTCACCCCAGGCCGAACCGCCAGGATGCCTGAACAGGCTCAGAATGCTGGCCTCTTCGTAGTGGCGTGCGATGCGGTCGCAGTGGTTAAATGTGACCGTACGCGATGCGTCGCGTCAGAAGCGGTGTGGGGCCCACCGGTGTAACTGTCGGGGGACAAATGGCTGGTCGGCCCCACGCCAGCTCAAAGCGAACAGAGAGCCCGGAACCCGCTCTACGCGGCGTTCCGGGCTCTCTGCGCTGCGGATACCTAGCGTCGAGTACGCTGCCGAATCGTATCGGGACGGTTGTGAGCATCCGGCGTCGGCCGCTGTCGGTAACGATGTCGCAACTCACACGCTCTTGTGGGTGGCACAGTGCGTTGACGCACTGCTACCTTATAGGTCGTCCTGTCTGGGTCGAGGCAGAATGCTAACAGCGCCGACGCAGGTCAAGGTGGGGGTCTTGGCCAACGTCCGATGTCTGAGGCGGTGTTGGGGCCTGCCGGCCGGAGAAATCAACAGGGAGAACGACAACTGGGGGGCCGCAAGTGCGCTGCTACGGGTACGACGAAACGGGCCGCACAGTCATTCAGGCTGAGGCCGCAGTGATCCGCGAGGTCGTGCAGCGCGTCCTGGAGGGCGAGAGCATGCGCTCCATCGTCGCCGACCTGCGGAAGCGCGAAATCATGACGTCCGCCGGGCGCCCGTGGACTCAGCAGTCGCTGTCGCGCCTCTTGCGGAACCCACGCCTGGCAGGTCTCAAGACGTACCGCGGTGAGGTGGTCGGCAAGGGCGAGTGGGACCCGATCATTGAGAAGAGCACACATCGAAAGCTGCTAGAGGTCCTTGACGACCCGTCGCGTAAGCAGCCGACTGCGACGAACGTACGCAAGTACCTGCTCAGCGGGGGGTTCCTAGCATGTGGATTCCCCCTCGACGGTGAGGGCGACGAGGTGCGGCGTTGCGGGAAGTCGCTGTACACGCAGCCGAGCAACAGCGGCAAGCGCGGCTATGTGTGCCGATCGGGTAGCCCGAGCTACGGGTGCGGCCGGATCCGGATTGCGGCAGCCGCCCTGGAGGATGAGGTGGCTACCCGCGCCCTGGCGCGACTGGCGTCGCCGAAGGTGCGCGCTCGGCTAGAGGCTGCCGTGGGTTCTGCGACCCTCACTAGCGAACACGTCGCTCGCGCGGTGGAGGCGATCGACGAGCGGCTGATGGAGGCCGGCCAGGCGTACGCGAAGCGGGAGATCAGCTTGGTGACGCTCAAGGCGATCGAGGAAGAGGCGAAGCTGGAGCGACGCTCCCTCCAGGAGGCGCTGGCCCAGTCTGCGCGGTTGCAGTCGCTGCCGGCGACGACTCCCGAGGGCCTGGCGGCCTGGTGGGTGGATGCGCCGCTGGAGCGGCGGCGGGAGTTGCTGGCGCTGGTGCTGGACCGAATCGTTGTGTTGCCGGCGACGCAGCCGGGGAGGACGCACCTGGACGCCGAGCGGCTGGAATTCGTCTGGAAGTGAGCCGCCGGTCCTCCTAGGCGCTCCTGCCTTCCGGGTTGCAACCGTTTGCTTGATCGGCTGAAAGTTGCTTCCGGCTATCCATTTGGGCTGTCGCTCCCCGTGGTCAACGGTTTACGATCTTCATCGCGGTTTCTTAAGGGCGCCTTAACCGTGACCACTGCTGTCGGGTCGCAGTGGCACTGCTGGTGCATCGATGCGAGAAACGGGGGGACGTAGCGTGCCGCGCAGGCGCAAGATCGAGGTGTTGAAGCTGGCCCAGCGGATCGAGGCGGAACTGGCCTCCGGGCGGGTGGATGAGGTAGAGCTGAGCGACGAGCAGGTGCAGCGGTTGGCCGGACTTCTGAGGCCGCCGACGCCGACACCGCCCGCGATGTCGACCACTGCCACCCCGGCGGCCGGTGGGCGGTTTCGGCGGTGGCTGTCACAGAGCACCGCTGCGGTCATCCACGTCCCGACCCTGTTTTCCCTGGCCGCGAACGCCCCGCCGCCACTTTGACATCCTCCTTGGCGTACATATAACATTGACGACAAGATCGTCTTTCGCATACAATGAAGTTGTACGAAAGCCGTACTCCTTCACGTGGAATGAGGAAGACGATGGTGGCGAAGCCAGCCCTACGGAGCATCCCGGTCGCGAAGATCGAGGCGGACCCCGACCAGCCCCGCAAGCTGTTCACCGAGGAAGAACTGGCCGAGTTGGCGGCCTCGATGAAGAAGCTCGGCCAGCTCCAGCCGGTCGCGGTGCGCAAGACGGGGAAGCCGGGCCACTACCGCCTGGTCGTCGGCGAGCGACGCTGGCGGGCCGCGCAGCAGGGCGACATCGCCGAGTTGTCCGCGATGGTCTGGGAGATGGACGACGAGGCGGCGTTCATCGCGCAGGTCGCTGAGAACGTCAACCGGATGGACATGACGCCGATGGAGGAGGCTTCCGCGTACGCGCGCCTCGCCGACGCCGGCTGGGAGACGGAGGCGATCGCGGAGCTGTTCGGCAAGTCTCAGCCGTACATCGGCTGGCGGATCGATCTGCTCGGCCTGATCGACGACGCGAAGCAGCTCGTCGCCAAGGGCCAGATGCAGGTGGGCGTCGCCTGGTACGTGTGCCGGCTGAGCGCCGACCAGCAGCGGCGGTTCGTCGTCCGGTGGGCTCGGGGCGAGTTTTCCTCGGCGCGGGATGCGGAGGCGTTCGCCAAGGCGTGCAAGGCGGCCGAGGACCAGGCCGAGTTCTTCCAGCTCGACAAGGCCGAGCACGACGAGGAGGCGCAGGCGCGGGTGGTGGAGGAGCGCAAGAAGGTCGTGAGCAAGATCGAGCGACTGTCGGCGGCCGGGAAAGTCCTGCACGAGCTGGCGCAGATGGACGCCGAGGAACTGGCGCGGGTGCTCGCTGGCGCCGAGGGCGGCGTTGCCGGTCACCGGCAGCGCGTTGACGACCTCCGCTCGCTGGCGGGCAAGGTGTCGGCGAAGCTGCGCAAGGCCCAGGCTCTCGCGGCGGCGGCGACCGTCGAACTGGACCCGGATGTCGCGGTGAGCATCCCGGCGGAGCTGGTCGACGTGGCACCAGTTTCGGCCGGTTGATCATGGCAGGATCCCGGGCGTGAACCTTGACGACCAGCTGATGGCCATGGCGCTCCGGCTGCGGGTGCACGACGGTCCCGAAGAAGGTGAGGCGCTGGAGACGTCTGCGGCATACATGCGGGAGACCGTGAAGTACCCGGACGGCCTGGCCGAGGCCCTTGAGACGATCCGTGACGCGACAGACACCGCACTACAGATCATCCTGCGACACCAAAATCGGTTGTGAACGCCAGGTAAGGGGTCGCAACGAGCGCCCCGCGCGGTCGCGCGGGGCGCTCTCGTCTTGGCGGCGTACCCAATGCCGACACAGTGGGACGCCTGTGAGCGTGGGCAGCGCGCTGATGCCCGCGCTTGGCCCGATCGGTCTGCCGCCCAGCCTGCTTGATCCTCGGAGAGCGCGGCGCGGGGACCAAGACCCGGTGGAGGTGTGCCTGGCGTGGGATGGTGGGCCGCTGTTCGAGAGTGCCCGCGCTCAACCCCGACGACGACCAGCGGCGGGCGCTGGACCCCGAGCAGACGATCGGCGCGTACATGTGCCTTCGACCTGTACGGTCTCAATTTGACAGCTAGTGCCCGTCGGCGTACAATGTCTATGTACGACTTTGTCTGCTGGGGAAGATCGATGTGCGCGCCGTGGTCGCGGCCCTGTGGGTCTGGCCGCTGCCGCACGAGCCGGCCGACCCACGGCGGACGTGCGACGGACGCGGACCGAGCTGCACTGGCATGCGCGGCTGCCGAACGCGGTCCCGTCCGGGCCGGTGACCTACCGGGTCACCCTCCGGGCGGAGTTCGACACCCACGTCGATCCGGCGCTCGTCGCAGAAGTAAGGGCAGGTCATCTGCCGAGGCAAC
This is a stretch of genomic DNA from Micromonospora sp. WMMD1082. It encodes these proteins:
- a CDS encoding DUF2637 domain-containing protein, translating into MVHVEKTASTEVPERPSKGAWVVAWSAFAAGIGASLAANIAHAGDGIGEKFVAGWPPLALLLCSEVMMRVPAPRHPPVRALQIIGTVVVAGVAAVASYRHMKALALEYGEDNLTASTLPLSVDGLALVASIALVVLAHQRRDAIAAERTAALAVAAPRPVPMPLDEPALAGRPAAAPDSVPRSAPGPVPDPLPEVEPQPAAEQVSVPSGPDPMPRMEPVVPPVPWPQQQPLPVTPPPVPSDAATEELWAAARRAWRDSAAAGEPLTGKALGKQFGRGERWGRDRIAEAKAERNAEEAGGDVGESADRAPAGAGIR
- a CDS encoding recombinase family protein yields the protein MIREVVQRVLEGESMRSIVADLRKREIMTSAGRPWTQQSLSRLLRNPRLAGLKTYRGEVVGKGEWDPIIEKSTHRKLLEVLDDPSRKQPTATNVRKYLLSGGFLACGFPLDGEGDEVRRCGKSLYTQPSNSGKRGYVCRSGSPSYGCGRIRIAAAALEDEVATRALARLASPKVRARLEAAVGSATLTSEHVARAVEAIDERLMEAGQAYAKREISLVTLKAIEEEAKLERRSLQEALAQSARLQSLPATTPEGLAAWWVDAPLERRRELLALVLDRIVVLPATQPGRTHLDAERLEFVWK
- a CDS encoding ParB/RepB/Spo0J family partition protein, with protein sequence MAKPALRSIPVAKIEADPDQPRKLFTEEELAELAASMKKLGQLQPVAVRKTGKPGHYRLVVGERRWRAAQQGDIAELSAMVWEMDDEAAFIAQVAENVNRMDMTPMEEASAYARLADAGWETEAIAELFGKSQPYIGWRIDLLGLIDDAKQLVAKGQMQVGVAWYVCRLSADQQRRFVVRWARGEFSSARDAEAFAKACKAAEDQAEFFQLDKAEHDEEAQARVVEERKKVVSKIERLSAAGKVLHELAQMDAEELARVLAGAEGGVAGHRQRVDDLRSLAGKVSAKLRKAQALAAAATVELDPDVAVSIPAELVDVAPVSAG